From a single Lactococcus allomyrinae genomic region:
- the efp gene encoding elongation factor P, whose translation MVLAKDLKSGMTFLNGDKLLRVMEASHHKPGKGNTIMRMKLKDVRSGSTFDDTYRPEDKFEQAVIETVNAQYLYQMDDTAFFMNNETYDQYEIPVEQVKDELLYVLENTDVKIQFYGTEVIGIQLPTTVILEVTETQPSIKGATVTGSGKPATMETGLVVNVPDFVEVGTKLEINTMTGEYLKRA comes from the coding sequence ATGGTTTTAGCAAAAGATCTTAAATCAGGTATGACATTTTTGAACGGAGATAAACTCCTTCGTGTTATGGAAGCAAGCCATCACAAACCAGGTAAAGGCAACACCATCATGCGTATGAAACTTAAAGATGTACGCTCAGGTTCAACTTTTGATGACACTTATCGCCCTGAAGATAAATTTGAACAAGCAGTTATCGAAACAGTAAATGCTCAATATCTGTACCAAATGGATGATACAGCATTTTTCATGAACAATGAAACTTATGACCAATATGAAATTCCAGTTGAACAAGTTAAAGATGAATTGCTTTATGTCCTCGAAAACACTGACGTAAAAATCCAATTTTACGGTACAGAAGTGATTGGGATTCAACTTCCAACAACTGTCATTCTCGAAGTTACTGAAACACAACCATCAATCAAAGGTGCAACTGTTACAGGTTCAGGTAAACCAGCAACAATGGAAACAGGTCTTGTAGTTAACGTTCCAGACTTCGTTGAAGTAGGTACAAAACTTGAAATTAACACAATGACAGGCGAATATTTGAAACGTGCATAA
- a CDS encoding aminopeptidase P family protein: MRIENLKAKMARENLDSLLITDMKNIYYLTGFSGTAGTIFLTKTRNIFMTDSRYSEMARGIISGFEIIETRDAISMLTELSIADQVKNVGFEDTVDYAFFKRLSGATPQMELFATTNYLLELRQIKDSSEIRTIQKACEIADEAFSEALKFIEPGRTEIEVANFLDFKMRDMGASGISFDTIVASGKRSSLPHGVATHKMIEFGDVVTIDFGCYYEHYASDMTRTIFVGSVDEKMEEIYHTVQKANQLLIEQARSGMTYADYDRVPREVIETAGFGKYFTHGIGHGLGLDVHEIPYFSQAMLEPVLQSGMVVTDEPGIYLPEFGGVRIEDDLLITDNGCEVLTKAPKELIVI, from the coding sequence ATGAGAATTGAAAATCTAAAAGCAAAAATGGCACGTGAGAATCTGGATAGTTTGCTTATTACAGATATGAAAAACATTTACTATTTGACAGGTTTTTCAGGAACAGCTGGAACAATTTTTTTAACTAAAACAAGAAATATCTTTATGACTGATAGCCGTTATAGCGAGATGGCGCGTGGTATTATCAGTGGCTTTGAAATTATTGAAACCAGAGATGCTATCAGTATGCTGACAGAATTGTCAATCGCTGACCAGGTCAAAAATGTAGGCTTTGAAGATACAGTGGACTATGCTTTTTTCAAAAGATTATCAGGAGCAACTCCTCAAATGGAGCTTTTTGCTACGACAAATTATCTGCTTGAATTACGTCAAATTAAAGATAGTTCAGAGATTAGAACGATTCAAAAAGCGTGTGAAATCGCTGATGAAGCATTTAGTGAAGCACTTAAATTTATTGAACCGGGTCGCACAGAAATTGAAGTTGCTAATTTTCTTGACTTCAAGATGCGTGATATGGGAGCAAGCGGGATTTCATTTGATACCATTGTTGCGAGTGGTAAAAGAAGCAGCTTGCCGCACGGTGTTGCTACTCATAAAATGATTGAATTTGGGGATGTGGTAACCATTGATTTTGGCTGCTATTATGAGCATTACGCAAGTGATATGACACGGACAATTTTCGTAGGCTCAGTTGATGAGAAAATGGAAGAAATATATCATACGGTGCAAAAGGCGAATCAATTGTTGATTGAGCAAGCAAGGTCTGGGATGACTTATGCAGATTACGACCGTGTTCCGCGGGAAGTGATTGAAACAGCAGGTTTCGGAAAATATTTCACACATGGTATTGGACATGGATTAGGATTAGATGTTCATGAAATTCCTTATTTCAGTCAAGCGATGCTAGAGCCAGTTTTGCAAAGTGGAATGGTTGTCACAGATGAACCAGGGATTTATTTACCAGAATTTGGAGGTGTCAGAATTGAAGATGATCTTCTAATTACTGACAATGGCTGCGAGGTGCTGACAAAAGCACCTAAAGAGCTTATCGTTATTTGA